The DNA window ttataacgtaggtaaatttaagataaaactgtctgttaatttaattattaaaagaagagagaattatttaaaaaattatatttatacatgaaataatttattatttatttatttttaatttattatttattatttattatttcttatgatGCACACAACGCTAATATCTGGATTTTGTGACgtaatgtacatttattttttttacttttctataGAATTTTCTTTTACCCATTgacaaattaatgaaaacataAAGTCACATTTTGcctatataaaaacttttttgttaaagaaCTACCGTGTATTTCCTCTAGGAAaactaatcttttttttttctcgttggAAAGGAATAAACTAATCTGTTCATGCGTATTGTCGATAACCAAAAGCAAGCGCGATTTCGTGATTGGATACATTTATCTCGTTGATATTAAGTATTCACAACCCGAAGAAATGCTGCTGGTGACGCGGCCTTAACGAAGATAAAGCCCGGCCGGGGCTGCCCTCGAATTTCGATGGCCGAATTCGCGCGAAAGACATCCCGTCTTCGATTGGAACGCAGCCAATCATGGAATGGGACTAACGTATCGCGTTTGGGGATAAAATAGGTAACGACGATATATAGAGAACAAGTCCATGAGATCAAAGAGTTACGATCAAAAGCCAGAAATTTGAACTTACCTCCAGCACGTAAGAATTTCGACACATTTGTCAGTctgaatgtaatttatatctgGCCTTCGAATTGCACGTCTCTTTGGCATCCTCATAGACGATTCAGCGCACTTGGCTCCTTTTGAAAATAATCCTTTTTCAGTCGAAGGATCTCTCTGACTGTTAATGTCTTGATAAACTATCAATTGTCGTTAATGTTTCGCAAACAGAATCATTTCCTCTAATACGTTTGACACAattattaagagaaaattttcgGAAGTTTTGAAACAAATGCATGAATGCGTTATTTGCAATCACTGCATTGACAAACCGTACCCGAGAATTTAATACCATgctcaattaatttaacagcagattgaaaataaacgaataaagttaataaattaataagaagtTACGTTCTTTCAAATATCATGTGTGTGATTTTATGCGTCAAAAAAGTCGCCGATCATGCaacaaagtattttttatgcttataagtataatataaataaaaattgccaaATGAGCACATCATCAAGCCGTAAGCAGCGGCATTTGCATCGGGCCTTCGAGGATGATGTGGACGTCTGGCGATGGTCATTGGCAGACCAAACGTGATGGATTTACTGATTCCAATGTACCGAGAATCGGCCATTCATACAATATTCAAGATCTTTTCGCGCAGGTCACTATATAACACCCTTCTGCGAAATTCACATCATCAGTCTTCTCAAGATCCCCAAACACAAAACTACAATCAAACGTCAGCTTTACCGAGGAACCAACCGCAGTGACAAGGGACCACCAGCGCGCTCGAGGAGATAACATAGGAAGACACGTGTATTCCGCGATATCTCATTAAAATCATGACGCGAGAGAAGCTCGTCGCCGCGTTACTTCTCGGTCTACTCGCGATAACTCTGAGTTTGCCTCAACAGCCGAAATCCAAGAGGCCTACTCCAGTATTCAAGGTTCTTAGAGACGTCGATATTTCTACATTCTTTTTCACCGGCAAATGCTTCACGGATTATCGCGTGCGCGATTCATGataatcgaatttttcaatcaaattttCCAGCAATCTAAAACTGGTGCCTTGCTGCTTCCCGACAACGCAACGCTTATTCGCGAGAATATCGTCGATACATTTTCGTGCAAGGACAGAATTTACGGTTATTATGCCGACATGGAGAACGAGTGCCAAGTGTTTCACGTGTGCATGCCGCAAACAAGGAGCTCAATTAGATGGAGCTTCATTTGTCCCGCCGAAACAGTTTTCAATCAGGTGAACTAATATTTCATACGATAACATTTGACTCTGTATGTCAACgtatttttgaaacaaaaaaatattaagggatgctttgatattaaatacagtgacaatttattttttgcttggTTTAAATCAGAGACATAATATTCTGGTTTACTTATAGGCGACATTCGTATGCACACAAACGGAAAGCTCGATACCATGCGAGgaatcagaaaaatattactctcTAAACGAGAACATTGGAAAAGaagtggaggaggaggaagaggcaGATCAGGACAGAGGGAAGAAAAATGCGACGAAGATTTTGAAACCTGAAGTGGAAACGTTGTCGAAAAAGTCATCCCCGAAAACTTCGAGATTGCTAAATCGAGAGAAGTTATTTCAGCTTTATTAAAAgttgacattttttaatcggcttattaaaaagaaatagcgCTATAAAATGTGATGACTATTATGATAAGCCAATCgcaattaaagtataaaagaaattttagcTTGCCCCGGTCAAGGATGACTAAACGCTCATTTAGAGTTTAAGTTAATCGCTTATCCCTTATAAACTTGCCTCGTAAGAACCTTCATAATGGCAGATAATGCGTAgaactaaaatttaaattattgtcacacaattattttacaatgtaaaatatatcatttcacATAATTACGatgtgtgtaaaataaaactctGTACAGTACTaataaaatacgaataaaatacaaatcgTATATTACGTAACTATGTGCAAAAATATACTAAACGttcatatatgtaattaatattattcatcgaataaaataaaagatactgGGAGGAAAGTTGAATTTCTTTTCACAGTAACAATTTCTTTTCACTTGTTGCATtcatttagatatatattccAAGAAAAAGTTAACACAACATgtgtgtaataattattattaaagaaggGTATTATACAATACGTTGAGGTAAAAatcatgtaaatattttttatgactaataatatataagtacaGGCGAAATATACATCTAATACTGATAGCTAACTGCTAAAGCGCACGATACAAGGAGAAACTTTACACGATTGTCCCAAGCCTAAAATGTGTAAACATCGTGTCGCGATAATCTTGCAAacgtgaagaaaaaaaatcaaaataagaaCTTATTAGATGAGCAATATATACACGACAATAAAGAGGTGTTGTTGGCAAATCTAACTATTTACAACAATTGATATGTATCGATATTGGTCTTTCATGaacttaatataaaacaacttaaaaaaatataaaaagtgcattaaataacaataaattctcTGTTACTATTATAGGTTTCGTTAATGTTATGATTAGATGATAGATTTAGACATAGAGTAATAAACTTAAACTAGAAACATACATGCACACGTAAGACAGCTAGAAATAGATCCAAAACCATCGTCCGATTCGTCAATcatcataaaattttcatgaaatcgCACAAGTCGCGACGCGTGAAATATCATCCACAACTCTTGCGTTTCATCGTTTTTCTATTCGATATCTTTGGATAACTAGCTATCATGTCTCGGATAGTCGAGACCTATTTAACTTTTCGTAATgccgataaaataataaaacaaacaacaattatacaaacacacatatttatataacaacaCTCAGATGATGaatatgtttttcattttCGAATTGCCGCACCAATTCGTAACGCATACATAGAtgcaattttgaatattaaataaatgaatcgaAATCATCGATTTGTATTAAAAAGGAACTATGTATATTTCATATGCATATCTCTATGAGATGGAAAATTGTCTCTTTTCAGAaatatgacataaaatatGCTGCATCcgcgatattaataaaaaaaaaataattatttacgagTGTAATATcgagtaatatataattgtatctGCAACTATTTACATAAACTTatgtatcaattttattatttatatagcatGTATGTTTACTAAATGCATTCCAATAAATCTATTTCCatacaaacaaaatatgttaaattttctttttatgtcaGAGTAATTATtccattgtaaaaaaaatatatttctctaactttaattttaaacaaaactataaaatatctaGAGAATTAAAAGTCtctgattaaatatataaataaatctctttGTCGTGACAAAAATGCGAtgataacttttgaaaatctAATTGTAAAACTACACTTTCTACCCTGTATTGtccttttaaaaaatatattatttaaggtatataataataatctattttacaTCGCATTATATAGAATACAAAATCGTATATTTCAAAGTAAGTTTTCGAAATATACGCAAATTCATCACTTTCaagcttttttatttcttcgtgCAAATCccttctaaaaaattttcccttttcttaaatttttctgattaaaactttatatctatttatgtCTTAATCTCTATA is part of the Temnothorax longispinosus isolate EJ_2023e chromosome 12, Tlon_JGU_v1, whole genome shotgun sequence genome and encodes:
- the LOC139822910 gene encoding uncharacterized protein, translated to MTREKLVAALLLGLLAITLSLPQQPKSKRPTPVFKQSKTGALLLPDNATLIRENIVDTFSCKDRIYGYYADMENECQVFHVCMPQTRSSIRWSFICPAETVFNQATFVCTQTESSIPCEESEKYYSLNENIGKEVEEEEEADQDRGKKNATKILKPEVETLSKKSSPKTSRLLNREKLFQLY